TTTACTTTTAACTCATATGGGAACTTTAATGAGTTTAAAAGAACTTTTATCACAATGGAAAACAGTAGTTATTGCACTTGGGGGTATAGTTGGTATAATTGCTCTTACTTTAAGTTTAGGTAATTTACTTTTTGGTTGGGAAAATGTAGTTGCAGCAACCCCGCCTTTGACTGGAGGAGTAGTAGCCTCAATTTTGATGTCAACAGCTGCAGCAGAAAAAGGTTTAACTTCAATTGCTGTTCTGGCAACAGCAATGTATGTAATTCAAGGATTTTTTGGTTATCCAATAACATCTTATTTACTTAAAAAAGAGGCTAACCGTCTTGCTGATAAAGTGAGAAGTGGTGAAGTTAAAATGGAAGATAATAATCAGGAAAAAGCAGAAGAAAATGAAAGTAGATTTAGAATAATTCCACCTCTTCCTGAAGAATACCAAACTACATATGTTATTTTATTTAAACTTGGAATAGTGGCAGCTTTAGCAGTAGCAGCAGCACCTATTTTACATCTTAATCAATTTGTAGTCTGTATGTTATTTGGAGTTATTGGTAGAGAGACTGGTTTTTTAGAAGAAAAGGCACTAGTTAAATCCGGTTCTTTTGGCTTTTTAATTACGATTTTAATGGCCTTTATTTTTGCAGGCCTCTCTGATGCAACACCTTCAATGTTAACAGAGATAGCAGTTCCTCTATTTGGTATTATAGTACTTGGTCTTACAGGTATGGCTTTAATCTCAATGTTTATTGGTAAAATGTTTGGCTACACCAAGGAAATGTCTATATCTATAGCTATGACAGCTCTTTATGGTTTTCCACCAAATTATATTCTAACTGTGGAATCAGCTAGAGCGAGTACTAAAAATGATGATGAATATCAATATGCTGTAGATGAAATGCTGCCCAAAATGTTGGTAGGTGGCTTTACAACAGTAACTATTGCCTCAGTTATTATTGCTGGTTTCTTTGTTAAATTACTATAAATTAAACATAGTTTTAAAATATAATTAAGCTAGTTTAAAAGCAAGAGAGGAGATAGTAGATAAAATGTTGACACAAGTAGAGAGAATTAAAAATGATATTGAAAACTTAAAAGAGTTTAATGCAACTCCTGGTAAAGGATTAACTCGCTTTTCTTTAACTGAAGAAGATCGTGGAGCCAGAAATTATTTAAAAGGTGAACTCCAGAAATTAGATGTTGAAATTTATGAAGATGCAGCTGGTAGTTTAGTTGCTAGAAGAGAAGGTACAGACAAAGATGCACCGGTAGTTATGATCGGTTCTCATTTTGACTCTGTTAAAAATGGAGGGCATTTTGATGGTCCTGCAGGAGTGATAATGGCTCTCGAAATTTTAAGAGTCATGGAAGAAAACAATGTAAAAACAAAATATCCAATAGAATTTGTAGCAATGATTGAAGAAGAAGGTGGTCGCTTTGGTGGTGGAGTCTTTGGTAGTCGAGCGATGACTGGCCAAGTCGATTATCAGGAGCTTCTAGATTTTAAAGATGCTGATGGTATTTCTATGGCTCAGGCTTTCGAAGATTTTGGTTTTGATCCAACAAAAATTGAAGAAGCAAAAAGAGATCCAGAAGAGCTTAAAGCTTTTATAGAGCTGCATATAGAACAAGGTCCAGTTTTAGAAAATGAAGCAAAAGATGTAGGAATAGTTGATTTTATAGTTGGAATTAATCAAATTAGAGTTAAGATTGAAGGTAGAGCTGATCATGCAGGAACAACTCCAATGGAGATGCGTAAAGATGCTCTTTCTTCAGCAGCTGAAGTTATTTCGGAAATTAAAAACTTTGCCTTAAAAGCTGGAAATGGAACCGTTGCTACCGTAGGAACTCTTGCTGTAAAGCCAGGAGCTGCTAATATTGTACCGGCAGAAGTAGAATTTTCTGTTGATATCAGATCTAAAAAATTAAACTGTATTGAAGAAGTAAGAGATCAGATTGATCAGGCTCTGGCTGCTATAAAGGCAGAACATGCTGTTGATTATTCTGTGCAAAATATGTTAATGGTTGAACCGGTTGAATTATCACAGGAAATCTTTAATACTTTTAAAGATGAATCTAAAAAACTGGGTTTAAACTCTAAAGAAATGATTAGTGGTGCTGGTCATGATGCGATGATTATGGCAGCTATTACAGATGTGGGTCTAATATTTGTGCCCAGTAAAGATGGAAGAAGTCACACGCCAGAAGAATGGACAGATTACGAAGATTTACAAAAAGGAATAGAACTTATTTATCATACTGTTTTAAAGGTTGGTGAAGCGGAATGAATAGTGTCAAAGAATTAGCAGAAGAATATTTTGATTATGCTGTTTCTATGCGAAGAGAGTTTCATATGCATCCTGAACCAAGTATGAAAGAGGAAAGAACATCCCGCAGAATTATAGAAGAATTAGAAAAGCTTGGTTTGGAAGCAAAAAATGCTGCAGGTACCGGGGTTGTCTGTGAAATAAAAGGCGGCAAAAAATCAGCCAGTAATAAAACTGTAGCTTTAAGAGCTGATATGGATGCTTTAGAGCTGGAAGAAAAAAATGAAGTAGAATATAAATCTAAAAACGAGGGTTTAATGCATGGTTGTGGTCATGACGGACATTCAGCCAGTCTGCTGACAGCTGCCAAAATATTGAACGATTTAAAAGAAGAATTTGCAGGAACTGTTAAATTGATTTTTCAACCCGGAGAAGAAATAGCTGTAGGAGCAAAAACTATGGTTGAAGAAGGTGTAGTAGAAGATGTTGATGCTATCTTTGGTATACATATCTGGAATGATTTAGAAAGCGGCAAGATATCTGTAGAAGCTGGCCCCCGGATGGCTGCAGTTAATCAGTTCATTATCAAAGTTAAGGGAGAAGGAGGACATGGTTCTATGCCTCACCAGGGAGTAGATCCAATAATGGCTGGTGCTGCAATTGTAATGAATCTCCAGACCATTGTCAGTAGAGAATTTAATCCAATGGAACCCTCTGTCTTAAGTGTAGATATTTTCAATTCGGGTTCAAAAGGAAATGTACTACCTGATTCAGCCCATATAGAAGGTACAACTAGATGTTTTAGCAGAGAAATTAATCATAAGTTTGAAGGAATTATTAGAAGAATTGCTCAGGAGACAGCTGAAAGTTATAGAGCTGAAGCTGAGTTAGAATATATTAAAATGACCCTACCCTGTATTAATGATCAAGATATTTCAGAAATTGCTCAAGAAGCAGCAGCTGAATTTGCTGGTAAGGATTCTTTAATAAAGCTCGATAAAACAACAGGTGGAGAAGATTTTTCATTTTTTGCAGCAGAAGTTCCAGCAACTTTTGTCTTTGTTGGTTCCCGGAACGAAGATAAAGGTGCTGATGCTCCCCATCACCATCCAGAATTTAATATAGATGAAGATTCATTAAAAACTGCTTCTGGATTATATGCCCAGTTTGCTCTGGACTTTTTAACTGAAGGGGAGGTAGAATAAGCATGGATTTTAAAGATATATTGTCAAAACAAGAAGCTTATGTTCTTAAACTGAGAAGAGAGTTTCATATGTATCCTGAGACAAGCTGGAATGAAACAAGAACATCAAAAAGAGTTAAAGAAGAACTAGATAAAATGGGAATTAACTACCAAGAATATGCAGATACAGGGTTGGCTGCAGTTATTGAAGGTAGAGAAAAAGGAAAAACTGTAGCTTTAAGAGCTGATATGGATGCTCTTGAAGTTGAAGAGAAAACTGATTTAGAATTTAAGTCAAAAAATGAAGGAATAATGCATGCCTGTGGTCATGACGGACATACAGCTATGTTGTTGGGTGCAGCTCGAGCTCTTTTGGAAGTTAAAGACCAAATAAAAGGAAGAGTTAAACTTATCTTTCAGCCAGCAGAAGAAATGGTTCAAGGAGCTGCTAAAATGGTTGAAGAAGGAGTTTTAGCAGATGTAGATGGAATTATGGGTATTCATCTCTGGGCGAATTTACCAACTGGCAAAATTAATGTACAGGAAGGCCCCAGAATGGCCTCTGGAGATTATGTTATTGTTGATTTTAAAGGTAAGGGTGGCCATGGTTCAATGCCTCATCAGGCTGTAGATCCAATAGTTATGGCATCTTCATTTATCTTAGAATCTCAGGCTATTTTAAGTCGAGAGACTGACTCTTTAGATCCTGTAGTATTTACATTGGGTAAGATGAAATCTGGAAGTAGATTTAATGTAATACCAGATAAATCAGAAATCGTAGGCACTTTAAGATGTTTTAACGAAAAGACAAGAAATGAGGCCAGTGAAGCTATTAAGCGTTATGCTGATAAAATAGCTAAATCCTACAGAGGAGAAGCTGAAGTTGAGATCAGAAAAGGAACTCCTCCTACTATTAATGATCAAAGATGTACTGAAATAGCTCAGGCTGCTGCCCAAAAAATAGCAGCTGAAGATAATTTAATTGAAATGGAAAAAACACCAGGTAGTGAAGATATGGCCTATTATTTAAGAGAAGTACCAGGGGTAATAGCATTTGTCGGAGCAGCTTTTGCAGATGAATCTAAAAATTATCCTCATCATAACTCAAGATTTAATATTAATGAAGAAAGTTTAAAACAAGGTACAGAACTATACTTTAATTTTGCGCTGGAGTTTTTAGAGCAGTATTAATAGTATTAACTATATATTTATAATAAATCTCTACTTATTGTGATGCTGATTAGTTCAGTATTAAACAAGAAGTAGGGATTTTTTTATATTTTTAAATTAAAGGATTGTTCTATCTTTTCAAGAACTTTATATATAAAGGAAAAATTAGTAATCAATGCTAATATTTACGACATAATTTGACAAAATATTTTGAAAAGAGGGGTTAAAATGGCTGAAAATAATCGAATTTTTCGGATCATAAAAACTATTATGCTTTTAAATGAGCCTTATAAACATTGGGAAGCAAAAGATTTTGCTAATTATTTTGGTATTTCAGAAAGAACCTTTCATCGTGATAAAAAAATCATGGAAGAACTTGGGGTGCCGATATATTATGATAATCACTTAAAAGAATACAAGATTTTGGACAATTTTAGATTCAAAGCACCAAATTTAGATCAAAAAGAAACAGAAGCTGTTTTGCTGGCAGCTAAAGAATATCAAAATCGCAGTTTCCCAATGAAAAAAGAATTAGAATCAGGTCTTGCTAAAGTGTATAACTCTCTACCAGAGTTTTTAAAAAATAGTATGGGCAGCTACATCAAAAATTATGAAATAATATCTGAACCTTTTGTTGATTTAGAAGAACATCAGCAGAAATTTAATCTGCTTAAAGAAGCAATTAATAATGAAAACAAAATTTTAATTAGCTATTATTCAATGAGCAGTGACCAAACTACTGAGAGAAAATTAGATCCCTATAATCTTTTTTTTAATAATGGAGCGCCTTATCTATATGCATTTTGCCATTTAAGAGAAGAAAAAAGAATTTTTCGTATTGATCGAATTAAGGATATAAAAATAACCGAAGAAGATTTTTTGCTGCCTGATGATTTTTCTTTGGCTGATGAGCTGGATAATGCCTGGGGAGTTGAACAGGGAAAAAACGAAATGGAGGTAGAAGTTAGATTCAGCGGCAGAGCAGCACGTTTTGTTCCTGAGTATCACTGGAGTGATCAGCAGGAAATTGAAGAGATAGCTGAAAATCAAATTATTTTTAAAGTAAAAACTGGAAGCCGGGAAGAGATCAAAAAATGGGTTTTAGGTTATGGATCTGAGGCGGAGGTTCTCAAACCAGCTGAATTAAGAAAAGAAATGCAGCAAGAAATAGAAAAAATGCTGGAAAATTATTAAAAAAACTAATGTTTGCGACATAGGGGTGTCGGTAGGGGATGGTAAGATGGAATGGGAGGTGAGATAGTTGGAAAAATTTATTGCTCATACGGAAAATGATAAAGGAGAAACTCATGAATTAAAAGATCATATTTATAGTACTGCAAATAAAGCTAAGAAATTTGCTGATAAATGGTCAATGGGTGATTTAGCATATACAAGTGGTTTGTTACATGATTTAGGAAAATATAGTGATCAGTTTCAGAACTATTTAAAAAACAATTCTTCAGGAGTAGAACATGCTATTGCAGGAGCAATATTTGCAAAAAAAGATAAGTCAATAAAATTTTCTAATATATTGCCCTTTTTTATTGCTGGACATCATGCAGGGTTACATAATCTTACAGATTTAAAAAACAGTTTAAAAGAAAAAGCAAATAAAGATTTTGTGAAAAGTAGTATAAATAATTTTGGTAATAATATTAAATTAGAATATAAAGATAATGAAAATATAAATTTTGATATAAAAAATGATCGGTTAGAATTAGAATTTTTAATGAGAATGATGTTTTCTTCATTAGTAGATGCGGATTACTTAGATACAGAAAAACATTTTGACTTAAATAAATATTCATTAAGAAATTTAAATAATTATGATATTGAAGGCTTATGGAATAAATTCAGTGAAAATCAGAATAAATTAATGGAAGAGGCAGAAAAAAGTAAATTAAATGACATAAGAAATAATATATATGACTCTGTATTAAATAAAGCAGAACAAAAAAATAAATTTTTCAGTTTAACAGTTCCTACTGGTGGGGGAAAGACTAGAACAGGTTTAGGATTTGCATTAAAACATGCAAAATTTAATAATATGGATAGAGTTATAGTTGTCATCCCATATACCAATATTATTGAACAAACTGCCAAAACTTATAAAGAAATTTTAGGAGAAGAAAATATTTTAGAACATCACTCTAATTTTGATTTTAGTGAAGATGAAGCAGAATATAATAAAGAGAAAATTAAACTGGCAACTGAAAATTGGGATATGCCAGTAGTTGTAACAACTTCTGTTCAATTTTTTGAAAGTTTATTTTCACATAAAACAAGTAAATTAAGAAAACTGCATAATCTGGCAAATTCGACTATAATTTTTGATGAAGTCCAGACATTACCACCTGAGTATTTAAATTCAATCCTTCAGGTTTTAAAACAATTAGTCAAAAATTATAATTCTGCAATTGTATTTTCAACAGCTACTCAACCAGCTTTTGGAGATAGAGATAAATTTAATGGTATAAAAAACATAGAAGAACTTGTTCCAGACACTGATAATTTATTTCGAAATTTAGCACGAGTTGAATATGATCTAAGCTATATTGAAAAGAAATTAAGCTGGAATCAGGTAGCTGAACTAATGTTAGAAGAAAAACAAGCATTAGCTGTTTTAAATACAAAAGATGATGCCAAAAAACTTTATTCTATTTTAAGTGATAATTCAAAAAATGTTTATCATTTATCAACTTATATGTGTTCAGCACATCGAAAAATTATTTTAAATGAAGTGAAAGAAAAATTAAATAATAATGAAAGTTGTTACTTGATTTCAACTCAATTAATAGAAGCAGGGGTCGATATAGATTTTCCAATGGTTTTAAGGGCAATGGCTCCACTTGACAGTATTGTGCAGGCTGCAGGAAGATGCAATAGAGAAAATAAGCTAGATAAGGGAAAAGTAATTGTCTTTACTCCTAAGGAAAACAAATTACCTAAAGGTATTTATAAAACGGCTACTGATAAAAGCAAACTCTTTTTAAATGATCCTGAGCAATTACTGACAGCAGAAATTTTTCTAGGTTATTTTGATACATTATACAAAGATGTAAATTTAGACAAAAAGAAAATTAATGAATCAAGAAAAAGTTTTAAATTTCGAGAAGTAAGTAGACAATTTAAAATTATACCTGATGATACAGTAAATGTGATAATTGAAAATAATGATATAATTGATCAATTGCCGGTTAATTTAAATGTCATTAAAAATAAAGAATTTATCAGTAGGGAGGAATGGCGTAAATTACAACCATATCTTATTTCAATTAGAAAATATAAAGTAAATGATTTATTAAAAGATGGTATACTTTACGAATTATTGGAAGATGTTTATGTCTGGACTGGAAAGTATGATGAAAAAGAAGGAATAATGTTAGATGGATATAATACAAGTGACTTTTTACCATAATGCTAAAAGGAGGTGAAAAAGTTTGGAAGATTTTAAATTTGATCCTGTTAAAGTAAAAGTCTGGGGAGAATTTGCCTGTTTTACCAGACCAGATATGAAAGTTGAAAGAGTCAGTTATCAAGTAATGACTCCATCTGCTGCTCGAGGAATATTATCTTCAATTTTTTGGAAACCTGAATTTGATTGGGTTATTCAAAAAATACATGTTTTAAACCCAATCAGGCATATTTCTATAAGAAGAAATGAGGTGAAAAGCAAAATATCACCGGGAAGTGTAAAGCATTGGATGAAAAATGATGGTCATGACCGTTATTATGCGGATAAAGATAGAACCCAGAGGAATACGCTAGCTTTAAGGGATGTAAGTTATATAATTGAGGCAAATGTCAGTTTAAAAGAACATGCTAAAAATGAACATCCTGCCAAATATCGAGATCAGTTTAGAAGGCGAGTAAATAATGGAAGCTGTTATAAAAGACCTTTTTTAGGCAATAGAGAATTTGCAGCGTTCTTTGCTCCAGTAGATGGTTCTGAAACAGCTATTGATTATACTGACCAATTAGGAAGAATGCTATTTGATTTAAATTATAATATTGATGAAGAGAGAGCAAAACCTGTCTTTTTCAATGCAGAAATTAATAATGGTGTGCTGAATGTTCCTGTAGAAAAGTATAAAGAAGTCTGGAGGAATTAATAATGATATTAGAAAAATTGTGTGAATTTGCAGAAACAGTTGAAGATTTTCCTCCTCCTCATTTCAAGAAAAGATCTATTGATTATTTAATTGAAATTAATGAAGAAGGAGAATTGTTAGGATTTACTGATGTTAGTGATGAAGGAAAAATATTTATTTATGCTGATCATTTAATTGGACGAACAAGTCAAGTGAAGCCACATTTATTAGTAGATAAAGCCTCATATGTCTTCGGTAATATTGAAGAAGAAAGTTTAAGTTCGAGACAAAAAAAGACAAAGAATGAATTTTATAAACTTATTTTAGAAAGTTATCAAGCTACTAGTGAACAAACAATTTATTCAATACTTAAATTTCTAGAAAATAACCAAGTTGAAGATCATATAGAAAATGATTTAAAAAATAATAACTGGTTAGCTTTTAGAGTCAATGGAAAAGACCCTTTGAAAATTGATTCAATTCAAGAATTTTGGCAGAAAAGACAAAATAAAGTAGCAAATGAAAAAAGATCTGATTTTATTTCTGAATGTTTGATTTGTGGCCAAGAAAAAGTAATAGCAGATCGTGATCCTGAACAATTCAAATTACTTAGAGTTGGAGGTCAAAGTGGTGGAAGTTCTTTGATTTCAGCTAATCACAAGTCTTTTGAGTCATATGGCTTATCAGGTTCTTATATTGCTTCGATTTGTTTCGACTGTGCTACTCAATATGGCAGAGCAGCAAATTATTTAATAGCAAAAAAAGAGCATCGATTAAAAATAGGAGATATATTATACATTTTTTGGACCAAAAATAATTTAGAGTTTAACGGATTTGAACTCTTAGAAAATCCAGAAGAGAATGAACTTAGAGATTTTTTGAAATCATTTAAAAGTGGAAAAAAATCTTATATTGATGATGAGAAATTTTATTGTCTGGCTTTAAGTGCAAATAACAGTCGGACTGTAGTAAGAGATTGGATAAGTACAACTATTGAAAATGTTGAAGAGAATATTAATAATTATTTTAGAGAAATGCAGTTGGATGATAATAAATCTGAAAGATATTATGGAATAAACAGTTTAGTTAGTCAGACAGCTTTTAAATTTGATGATATTAAACCAATAGTGGCAGAATCCATAGCTGCATATGCAATTAAAGGAAGTCCATTGGCAGAGGCAGTTCTTTTTAATACAGTTAAACGAATAAAAGCAGATGTTGAGTTTCGCGTAACTAGACCAAGAGCTTCTTTGCTAAAAATGTATTTTAATTCTCATCCTGAAGGGGGAATAAAGGTGAAAAATAAATTAAATAAAAAAGAAAATAGTCCCGCTTATTTATGTGGCCGTTTATTTAGTGTTATAGAAATCATTCAGAAAAAAGCATTACCTGGAATTAAATCCACAATTGTTGATCGTTATTATGGAACGGCTTCTTCAGCTCCGGCCTCGGTTTTTGGTAATCTGATTAGAAAAGCCCAGCACCATTTAGCAAAATTAAGAAAAGAAGAAAGTACTACTGGGCTTTATTACTGGCTGCAGTCTGAATTGGAAGATATTATGGTAGAACTTAATGATTTTCCGGCAACATTGTCACTTAAAGAACAGGGCTTATTCGCACTTGGATATTATCAGCAGAAAGCCTATCGTCCAGAAAAAGATAAAAAGGAGGAAAATTAAATGATTTATAATAATCCAGAAAAAAGACATGATTTTATTCTTATATTTGATGTAAAAGATGGAAATCCAAATGGTGATCCT
Above is a window of Halanaerobium saccharolyticum subsp. saccharolyticum DSM 6643 DNA encoding:
- a CDS encoding M20 family metallo-hydrolase — its product is MLTQVERIKNDIENLKEFNATPGKGLTRFSLTEEDRGARNYLKGELQKLDVEIYEDAAGSLVARREGTDKDAPVVMIGSHFDSVKNGGHFDGPAGVIMALEILRVMEENNVKTKYPIEFVAMIEEEGGRFGGGVFGSRAMTGQVDYQELLDFKDADGISMAQAFEDFGFDPTKIEEAKRDPEELKAFIELHIEQGPVLENEAKDVGIVDFIVGINQIRVKIEGRADHAGTTPMEMRKDALSSAAEVISEIKNFALKAGNGTVATVGTLAVKPGAANIVPAEVEFSVDIRSKKLNCIEEVRDQIDQALAAIKAEHAVDYSVQNMLMVEPVELSQEIFNTFKDESKKLGLNSKEMISGAGHDAMIMAAITDVGLIFVPSKDGRSHTPEEWTDYEDLQKGIELIYHTVLKVGEAE
- a CDS encoding M20 family metallopeptidase; translation: MNSVKELAEEYFDYAVSMRREFHMHPEPSMKEERTSRRIIEELEKLGLEAKNAAGTGVVCEIKGGKKSASNKTVALRADMDALELEEKNEVEYKSKNEGLMHGCGHDGHSASLLTAAKILNDLKEEFAGTVKLIFQPGEEIAVGAKTMVEEGVVEDVDAIFGIHIWNDLESGKISVEAGPRMAAVNQFIIKVKGEGGHGSMPHQGVDPIMAGAAIVMNLQTIVSREFNPMEPSVLSVDIFNSGSKGNVLPDSAHIEGTTRCFSREINHKFEGIIRRIAQETAESYRAEAELEYIKMTLPCINDQDISEIAQEAAAEFAGKDSLIKLDKTTGGEDFSFFAAEVPATFVFVGSRNEDKGADAPHHHPEFNIDEDSLKTASGLYAQFALDFLTEGEVE
- a CDS encoding M20 family metallopeptidase, whose protein sequence is MDFKDILSKQEAYVLKLRREFHMYPETSWNETRTSKRVKEELDKMGINYQEYADTGLAAVIEGREKGKTVALRADMDALEVEEKTDLEFKSKNEGIMHACGHDGHTAMLLGAARALLEVKDQIKGRVKLIFQPAEEMVQGAAKMVEEGVLADVDGIMGIHLWANLPTGKINVQEGPRMASGDYVIVDFKGKGGHGSMPHQAVDPIVMASSFILESQAILSRETDSLDPVVFTLGKMKSGSRFNVIPDKSEIVGTLRCFNEKTRNEASEAIKRYADKIAKSYRGEAEVEIRKGTPPTINDQRCTEIAQAAAQKIAAEDNLIEMEKTPGSEDMAYYLREVPGVIAFVGAAFADESKNYPHHNSRFNINEESLKQGTELYFNFALEFLEQY
- a CDS encoding helix-turn-helix transcriptional regulator, producing MAENNRIFRIIKTIMLLNEPYKHWEAKDFANYFGISERTFHRDKKIMEELGVPIYYDNHLKEYKILDNFRFKAPNLDQKETEAVLLAAKEYQNRSFPMKKELESGLAKVYNSLPEFLKNSMGSYIKNYEIISEPFVDLEEHQQKFNLLKEAINNENKILISYYSMSSDQTTERKLDPYNLFFNNGAPYLYAFCHLREEKRIFRIDRIKDIKITEEDFLLPDDFSLADELDNAWGVEQGKNEMEVEVRFSGRAARFVPEYHWSDQQEIEEIAENQIIFKVKTGSREEIKKWVLGYGSEAEVLKPAELRKEMQQEIEKMLENY
- a CDS encoding CRISPR-associated helicase/endonuclease Cas3, with the translated sequence MEKFIAHTENDKGETHELKDHIYSTANKAKKFADKWSMGDLAYTSGLLHDLGKYSDQFQNYLKNNSSGVEHAIAGAIFAKKDKSIKFSNILPFFIAGHHAGLHNLTDLKNSLKEKANKDFVKSSINNFGNNIKLEYKDNENINFDIKNDRLELEFLMRMMFSSLVDADYLDTEKHFDLNKYSLRNLNNYDIEGLWNKFSENQNKLMEEAEKSKLNDIRNNIYDSVLNKAEQKNKFFSLTVPTGGGKTRTGLGFALKHAKFNNMDRVIVVIPYTNIIEQTAKTYKEILGEENILEHHSNFDFSEDEAEYNKEKIKLATENWDMPVVVTTSVQFFESLFSHKTSKLRKLHNLANSTIIFDEVQTLPPEYLNSILQVLKQLVKNYNSAIVFSTATQPAFGDRDKFNGIKNIEELVPDTDNLFRNLARVEYDLSYIEKKLSWNQVAELMLEEKQALAVLNTKDDAKKLYSILSDNSKNVYHLSTYMCSAHRKIILNEVKEKLNNNESCYLISTQLIEAGVDIDFPMVLRAMAPLDSIVQAAGRCNRENKLDKGKVIVFTPKENKLPKGIYKTATDKSKLFLNDPEQLLTAEIFLGYFDTLYKDVNLDKKKINESRKSFKFREVSRQFKIIPDDTVNVIIENNDIIDQLPVNLNVIKNKEFISREEWRKLQPYLISIRKYKVNDLLKDGILYELLEDVYVWTGKYDEKEGIMLDGYNTSDFLP
- the cas5c gene encoding type I-C CRISPR-associated protein Cas5c; translated protein: MEDFKFDPVKVKVWGEFACFTRPDMKVERVSYQVMTPSAARGILSSIFWKPEFDWVIQKIHVLNPIRHISIRRNEVKSKISPGSVKHWMKNDGHDRYYADKDRTQRNTLALRDVSYIIEANVSLKEHAKNEHPAKYRDQFRRRVNNGSCYKRPFLGNREFAAFFAPVDGSETAIDYTDQLGRMLFDLNYNIDEERAKPVFFNAEINNGVLNVPVEKYKEVWRN
- the cas8c gene encoding type I-C CRISPR-associated protein Cas8c/Csd1, with translation MILEKLCEFAETVEDFPPPHFKKRSIDYLIEINEEGELLGFTDVSDEGKIFIYADHLIGRTSQVKPHLLVDKASYVFGNIEEESLSSRQKKTKNEFYKLILESYQATSEQTIYSILKFLENNQVEDHIENDLKNNNWLAFRVNGKDPLKIDSIQEFWQKRQNKVANEKRSDFISECLICGQEKVIADRDPEQFKLLRVGGQSGGSSLISANHKSFESYGLSGSYIASICFDCATQYGRAANYLIAKKEHRLKIGDILYIFWTKNNLEFNGFELLENPEENELRDFLKSFKSGKKSYIDDEKFYCLALSANNSRTVVRDWISTTIENVEENINNYFREMQLDDNKSERYYGINSLVSQTAFKFDDIKPIVAESIAAYAIKGSPLAEAVLFNTVKRIKADVEFRVTRPRASLLKMYFNSHPEGGIKVKNKLNKKENSPAYLCGRLFSVIEIIQKKALPGIKSTIVDRYYGTASSAPASVFGNLIRKAQHHLAKLRKEESTTGLYYWLQSELEDIMVELNDFPATLSLKEQGLFALGYYQQKAYRPEKDKKEEN